In a single window of the Gossypium hirsutum isolate 1008001.06 chromosome D02, Gossypium_hirsutum_v2.1, whole genome shotgun sequence genome:
- the LOC107900712 gene encoding uncharacterized protein, producing the protein MSNEHVEDVDQEMYIRDRELDETESATPSVNPLGNQPNIERENVRDRDDSHLLRIIADALQRVAGTVPATISTPTTRRAPIKELRKYGATEFLGLKGIDPSTAANWMESTKRVLQQLECTPRESLICAVSLLQGEAYLWWESVIRHLPTEQVTWDLFQKEFQKKYVGELYIEDKRQEFLMLKQGNLSVIDYEREFSRLSRYASKFIPTEDDSCKRFLRGLRNEIRVQLVSHRITEFVDLVERAKMVEQVLGLDKKPEIARSTGKRAGITISSPLPKRSREFRDSWKSSFRSDRGDKNRGKQTAVSTDSVKGPSRNIDIPDCEHCGKKHLGECWRITRRCFRCGSTDHFIRDCQKNEGALPAASQRSVSTARGRGSGRGSSLSRGGNIRRSSDIATQQSEVKVPARAYVVRTREEGDAHDVVTANKENEASASKGKEKIVEE; encoded by the coding sequence atGTCGAATGAACACGTGGAAGATGTAGATCAAGAAATGTATATCAGAGATAGAGAATTGGATGAAACAGAATCAGCTACACCGAGTGTAAATCCATTAGGTAACCAACCTAATATAGAACGGGAAAATGTTAGAGACAGAGATGACTCCCATTTACTGAGAATTATAGCTGATGCTTTGCAACGAGTAGCGGGAACTGTACCTGCTACGATATCTACTCCTACTACTAGACGGGCCCCAATCAAAGAATTACGAAAATACGGTGCTACTGAATTTTTGGGTTTGAAGGGAATTGATCCATCCACTGCAGCGAATTGGATGGAATCAACTAAACGAGTTCTGCAGCAATTAGAATGTACCCCCCGAGAGAGCTTGATCTGTGCTGTTTCTCTACTGCAAGGAGAAGCCTATTTGTGGTGGGAATCTGTAATACGACATCTGCCTACAGAACAGGTGACATGGGAtttatttcaaaaagaatttcagaagaaatatgtTGGGGAGCTGTATATTGAAGATAAGAGGCAGGAGTTTTtgatgttgaaacaaggtaaCCTGTCTGTTATAGATTATGAACGTGAATTTTCCAGACTCAGCCGATATGCTTCTAAGTTTATACCGACAGAGGATGATAGTTGTAAAAGGTTTCTTCGGGGTTTGAGAAATGAGATCAGGGTACAGCTGGTGTCACATCGAATTACAGAATTTGTAGATTTAGTAGAGAGAGCGAAGATGGTTGAGCAGGTGTTGGGTTTGGATAAAAAGCCTGAGATAGCTAGATCGACTGGGAAACGAGCTGGCATTACTATTTCAAGTCCTCTACCGAAAAGATCCCGAGAATTCAGAGACAGTTGGAAGTCAAGTTTCAGATCAGATCGAGGAGATAAAAATCGAGGCAAACAGACTGCTGTTTCTACCGATAGTGTAAAAGGACCTTCACGAAATATTGATATCCCCGACTGTGAACACTGTGGAAAGAAGCATTTGGGCGAATGTTGGAGGATAACTCGACGATGTTTTCGATGCGGGTCTACAGATCATTTCATCCGGGATTGTCAAAAAAATGAAGGTGCTTTACCTGCAGCATCTCAGAGATCAGTATCTACTGCTAGAGGCAGAGGGTCAGGTAGAGGTAGTTCACTCTCAAGGGGAGGAAATATTAGGAGGAGCAGTGATATAGCTACTCAACAGTCTGAAGTGAAAGTACCCGCCAGAGCTTATGTTGTCAGAACACGGGAAGAAGGCGACGCCCATGATGTAGTAACAG